A region of the Toxoplasma gondii ME49 unplaced genomic scaffold asmbl.1784, whole genome shotgun sequence genome:
CGGTGCGAAACAAAAAAGCACGAAGCAGCAGGCTTGACAACCTTTTCCATCAACTCCTGGGAGCAAAACGCCAATCCCTCAAGCAAGATATAAAGGCGGTAAATGCGCGTACTTGGTTGTTCCAAAGGACGCCTTGAGAGTTCTCCCCTCGTAGACAGCCCCATCGATGGACTGAATCGCCGCGATGGCTTCGGGGACTGTGGAGTACGTCACGTACACGGCGTAAGAAGGTCCACCCCAGGCGCTGAAAAACAACGAG
Encoded here:
- a CDS encoding hypothetical protein (encoded by transcript TGME49_328300~Signal peptide predicted by SignalP 2.0 HMM (probability 0.968) with cleavage site probability 0.377 at residue 53), translating into MVVSHVPFRFCGVALCSFHSCVSCFVGGGLSLSHTSCSPFSLFFSAWGGPSYAVYVTYSTVPEAIAAIQSIDGAVYEGRTLKASFGTTKYAHLPPLYLA